One window of Nocardioides dongkuii genomic DNA carries:
- a CDS encoding amidase family protein has translation MSHDLTVWSGARAMAAAVREGRVSARALLELHLERIAAVNPVLNAIVSLDVDRARAGADEADRYQAAGGRLGALHGLPFAVKDTHAAAGWRTTYGSPLFADHVPDADDLIVERVRRAGVVLIGKTNVPEFAAGSHTFNRVFGTTRNPHDPSRSAGGSSGGAAAALAAGMVPLADGSDMGGSLRNPASFCGVIGLRPSLGRVPEWPLYNQWETTSVSGPMARTVDDLALLLGVLAGPDPRAPQALGDPGRGFAQPVPPGTDALRGLRVAVSVDLGGAFEVDHEVAAVVEAAAATLARAGSRVVSAHPDLAEADDTFRTLRAWHLQAKLGPLLAAHPDGLKASLADNIRLGEHLTGADVARAYTRRTTLGERMRLFFRDHDLLLLPVSQVPPFPVEQEFPTEINGRPMATYLDWMRSAYHVTVTGCPAIAVPAGRTTGGLPVGVQLVAPHGADRWLLEVAAACAEAFAGAGADGGGVVGTSPG, from the coding sequence GTGAGCCACGACCTCACCGTCTGGTCGGGCGCCCGCGCGATGGCGGCGGCCGTGCGGGAGGGCCGGGTCTCCGCCCGCGCGCTCCTCGAGCTGCACCTCGAGCGGATCGCCGCCGTCAACCCGGTGCTGAACGCGATCGTCAGCCTCGACGTCGACCGCGCCCGGGCCGGGGCCGACGAGGCGGACCGCTACCAGGCCGCCGGCGGCCGGCTCGGCGCCCTGCACGGCCTGCCGTTCGCGGTCAAGGACACCCACGCCGCGGCGGGCTGGCGCACGACGTACGGGTCCCCGCTGTTCGCCGACCACGTGCCCGACGCCGACGACCTGATCGTGGAGCGGGTACGCCGGGCCGGGGTGGTGCTGATCGGCAAGACCAATGTGCCGGAGTTCGCGGCCGGGTCGCACACCTTCAACCGGGTCTTCGGCACCACCCGCAACCCCCACGACCCGAGCCGGAGCGCGGGCGGGTCGAGCGGGGGAGCGGCGGCCGCGCTTGCGGCCGGCATGGTGCCGCTGGCCGACGGGTCCGACATGGGCGGCTCGCTGCGCAACCCCGCGTCGTTCTGCGGGGTCATCGGCCTGCGCCCGAGCCTGGGGCGGGTGCCGGAGTGGCCGCTGTACAACCAGTGGGAGACCACGTCGGTGAGCGGGCCGATGGCGCGCACCGTCGACGACCTGGCGCTGCTGCTCGGCGTGCTCGCCGGGCCCGACCCGCGCGCGCCGCAGGCGCTCGGCGACCCCGGCCGCGGGTTCGCCCAGCCGGTGCCCCCCGGCACCGACGCGCTGCGCGGCCTGCGGGTCGCCGTCTCGGTCGACCTGGGGGGCGCGTTCGAGGTCGACCACGAGGTCGCCGCCGTGGTCGAGGCCGCGGCGGCGACCCTGGCGCGGGCGGGCAGCCGGGTGGTGTCCGCCCACCCCGACCTGGCGGAGGCCGACGACACGTTCCGCACCCTGCGCGCCTGGCACCTGCAGGCCAAGCTCGGGCCGCTGCTGGCCGCGCACCCGGACGGGCTCAAGGCCTCGCTCGCGGACAACATCCGGCTCGGGGAGCACCTCACCGGCGCCGACGTCGCCCGCGCGTACACCCGGCGCACCACCCTCGGCGAGCGGATGCGGCTGTTCTTCCGCGACCACGACCTGCTGCTCCTGCCGGTCTCGCAGGTGCCGCCGTTCCCGGTCGAGCAGGAGTTCCCGACCGAGATCAACGGGCGGCCGATGGCGACGTACCTGGACTGGATGCGCTCGGCGTACCACGTCACGGTCACCGGCTGCCCCGCCATCGCCGTCCCGGCCGGCCGGACGACCGGGGGGCTGCCGGTCGGCGTCCAGCTGGTGGCGCCGCACGGCGCGGACCGGTGGCTGCTCGAGGTCGCGGCCGCGTGTGCGGAGGCGTTCGCCGGGGCCGGTGCGGACGGGGGTGGGGTGGTGGGTACCTCACCCGGGTGA
- a CDS encoding SRPBCC family protein has product MRIQGQNTVAAPVADVWRALLDPAVLVRTIPGCERLVETAPHTYDMTVTAGVAAIRGTYQGTCSLADLDEPASLVMRLSGAGGPGTVDATVTVAFAEDDGGTRVSYDADAVVGGMVGGVGQRMLTSVSRRMAGEFFDNVARSLVEQEDAPAPTDGESPAAPPSTVFTAPRPSTGSTGDDFVKGVAVGAGLVLLGVAAGGLVTRRR; this is encoded by the coding sequence ATGAGGATCCAGGGACAGAACACCGTCGCCGCCCCGGTCGCGGACGTCTGGCGGGCGCTGCTCGACCCGGCCGTCCTGGTGCGCACCATCCCGGGCTGCGAGCGGCTCGTCGAGACCGCCCCGCACACCTACGACATGACCGTCACCGCCGGGGTCGCGGCGATCCGCGGCACCTACCAGGGCACCTGCAGCCTCGCCGACCTCGACGAGCCCGCGTCGCTGGTGATGCGGCTGTCCGGGGCGGGCGGGCCGGGCACCGTCGACGCCACCGTCACGGTCGCCTTCGCGGAGGACGACGGCGGCACCCGCGTCTCCTACGACGCCGACGCGGTCGTCGGCGGCATGGTCGGCGGCGTCGGCCAGCGGATGCTCACCAGCGTCTCGCGCCGGATGGCGGGGGAGTTCTTCGACAACGTGGCCCGCTCGTTGGTCGAGCAGGAGGACGCCCCGGCGCCGACCGACGGCGAGAGCCCCGCGGCCCCGCCCTCGACGGTGTTCACCGCGCCCCGTCCCTCGACCGGCTCGACCGGAGACGACTTCGTCAAGGGGGTCGCGGTCGGCGCCGGGCTGGTGCTGCTCGGCGTCGCCGCGGGCGGCCTGGTCACGAGGCGGCGGTGA
- the cutA gene encoding aerobic carbon-monoxide dehydrogenase large subunit — MTTKLMGQGVQRVEDQRFLRGHGRYVDDVAVDPATLHAAVLRSPHAHARILDVDVDAVLDLEGVHLVWTHEDLAGLSAPMADPLPLLIPHPTLTHGRTQHALAAGEVNYAGEAVAFVVADDRYVAEDALDRIRVTYDVLPPVVGIEAARAADRLVHDDVPGNVAARMVQETGDAPAAIAAAPHRLALDLTVERSASTPLEGRGTVARWDPDVGRLTVWTSTQSSTGVRAAVAVKLGLDLGQVDVITPDVGGGFGVKINHPWPEELLVPLAARALGRTVKFTEDRREHFVSSAHERGQVHHVEVGFDDDGRLLGLDVEFWHDHGAYIPYGLIVPIITSTQLLGPYKPAVYRVAFESLYTNTVMVTPYRGAGRPQGCFVMERTMDAIARYLGKDRAEVRAANFIQPDEFPFDQGLVFQDGRELEYDSGDYPASLEKIKTLIGWDDFPTFRKAMAEQGRRVGIGLACYVEGTGVGPYEGAHVHVETTGKVKVATGLTTQGQGHATVFAQLVADELGVRFEDVEVVTGDTRRMPYAVGTFASRAAVMSGSAIHLAATRTREKVLRIAAEALEADEQDLEIVDGVVSVKGSPGTSLDLGTIAVLSNPLRYAFDEASKAATQFSVGDPGRPPVPEDDEPGLEGRDFYSPERATFASGMHAVIVETDPDAAEVRILKYAVVHDCGRLINPMIVEGQIHGGVAQGVAGALYERMVYDEAGQLQNASFMDFLMPYATEIPDGIDIDHLETPSPLNPLGIKGAGEAGVIPSAAVFAAAIEDAERIPITAMPISPSELFHLRQEHTR, encoded by the coding sequence ATGACCACGAAGCTGATGGGCCAGGGCGTCCAGCGGGTCGAGGACCAGCGGTTCCTGCGCGGCCACGGCCGGTACGTCGACGACGTCGCCGTCGACCCCGCGACGCTGCACGCGGCCGTGCTGCGCAGCCCGCACGCGCACGCCCGGATCCTCGACGTCGACGTCGACGCGGTCCTCGACCTCGAGGGGGTGCACCTGGTGTGGACCCACGAGGACCTCGCCGGCCTCTCCGCCCCGATGGCCGACCCGCTGCCGCTGCTGATCCCGCATCCGACGCTCACCCACGGGCGCACCCAGCACGCGCTGGCCGCCGGCGAGGTCAACTACGCCGGGGAGGCGGTCGCGTTCGTCGTGGCCGACGACCGGTACGTCGCCGAGGACGCGCTCGACCGGATCCGGGTGACGTACGACGTGCTCCCGCCCGTGGTCGGCATCGAGGCGGCCCGCGCGGCCGACCGCCTGGTCCACGACGACGTCCCCGGCAACGTCGCGGCCCGGATGGTGCAGGAGACCGGCGACGCGCCGGCGGCGATCGCGGCGGCCCCGCACCGCCTCGCGCTCGACCTCACCGTCGAGCGCAGCGCCAGCACGCCGCTGGAGGGCCGCGGGACGGTGGCCCGCTGGGACCCCGACGTCGGCCGGCTGACGGTGTGGACCTCGACGCAGAGCTCGACGGGGGTCCGGGCCGCCGTCGCGGTCAAGCTCGGCCTCGACCTCGGTCAGGTCGACGTGATCACCCCCGACGTGGGCGGCGGGTTCGGGGTCAAGATCAACCACCCGTGGCCCGAGGAGCTGCTGGTCCCGCTCGCGGCCCGCGCCCTCGGCCGCACGGTGAAGTTCACCGAGGACCGGCGCGAGCACTTCGTCTCCTCGGCGCACGAGCGCGGCCAGGTCCACCACGTCGAAGTCGGCTTCGACGACGACGGGCGGCTGCTCGGGCTCGACGTGGAGTTCTGGCACGACCACGGCGCGTACATCCCGTACGGCCTGATCGTCCCCATCATCACCTCGACCCAGCTGCTCGGGCCGTACAAGCCCGCGGTCTACCGGGTCGCCTTCGAGTCGCTCTACACCAACACCGTGATGGTCACGCCCTACCGCGGCGCCGGTCGCCCGCAGGGCTGCTTCGTCATGGAGCGCACGATGGACGCGATCGCCCGCTACCTCGGCAAGGACCGCGCCGAGGTGCGCGCCGCCAACTTCATCCAGCCCGACGAGTTCCCCTTCGACCAGGGGCTGGTCTTCCAGGACGGCCGGGAGCTGGAGTACGACTCCGGCGACTACCCGGCATCCCTGGAGAAGATCAAGACGCTCATCGGCTGGGACGACTTCCCGACCTTCCGCAAGGCGATGGCCGAGCAGGGCCGCCGGGTCGGCATCGGCCTCGCCTGCTACGTCGAGGGCACCGGCGTGGGCCCCTACGAGGGCGCCCACGTGCACGTCGAGACCACCGGCAAGGTCAAGGTCGCCACCGGGCTGACCACCCAGGGGCAGGGGCACGCGACGGTCTTCGCGCAGCTGGTCGCCGATGAGCTCGGCGTGCGGTTCGAGGACGTCGAGGTGGTCACCGGCGACACCCGCCGGATGCCGTACGCCGTCGGCACGTTCGCCTCGCGCGCGGCGGTGATGAGCGGCTCGGCGATCCACCTGGCCGCCACGCGCACCCGGGAGAAGGTGCTGCGGATCGCTGCGGAGGCGCTCGAGGCCGACGAGCAGGACCTCGAGATCGTCGACGGGGTGGTCTCGGTCAAGGGCTCGCCGGGCACCTCCCTCGACCTCGGCACGATCGCGGTGCTCTCCAACCCGCTGCGCTACGCCTTCGACGAGGCGTCCAAGGCGGCCACCCAGTTCTCGGTCGGTGACCCCGGGCGGCCGCCGGTCCCCGAGGACGACGAGCCGGGCCTGGAGGGGCGCGACTTCTACAGCCCCGAGCGCGCGACGTTCGCCTCCGGCATGCACGCCGTGATCGTCGAGACCGACCCCGACGCCGCCGAGGTCAGGATCCTCAAGTACGCCGTCGTCCACGACTGCGGGCGGCTGATCAACCCGATGATCGTCGAGGGGCAGATCCACGGCGGCGTCGCCCAGGGCGTGGCCGGCGCGCTCTACGAGCGGATGGTCTACGACGAGGCGGGGCAGCTGCAGAACGCCTCGTTCATGGACTTCCTGATGCCCTACGCCACCGAGATCCCCGACGGCATCGACATCGACCACCTCGAGACGCCCAGCCCGCTCAACCCGCTGGGCATCAAGGGCGCGGGCGAGGCCGGGGTGATCCCCTCCGCGGCCGTGTTCGCCGCCGCGATCGAGGACGCCGAGCGCATCCCGATCACCGCCATGCCGATCTCGCCGTCCGAGCTCTTCCACCTGCGCCAGGAGCACACCCGATGA